From a single Toxoplasma gondii ME49 chromosome II, whole genome shotgun sequence genomic region:
- a CDS encoding hypothetical protein (encoded by transcript TGME49_297390), whose amino-acid sequence MALSLTWSYGFDKDLVGGVQSLGEGGYERKSIFFVSGTTGVIFTHDGEDNKTQTLLQGHVNAITGVVISTDKKRIVTADKGKDSLLVVWDSETATPVKTIYRPHPTGVQAVDITPDSRFIVSLSAPIPHELIVEADHGQNPGEHESSHNSRKGEQGEKAENKKCKTAYGSEGEVTEQSAPEASASTARSSHPSSLESSERTGRSTLSSWNGHSGLDASDGKRAAQDQPQSLNACSQGKGDQGKRQTYQSVAVWDWRELGNTPVCVAVIATPDLQHSVLFNNTDAQEILTNGKRRVFFWFWEETSDYFHFYSPALQAKDFKQKIGDFTRSIFMPNSTKAATGTVDGDVVLWDLSLIVDGLSRPDERRAVRILNLSRAAVTFLSVHDDNWIVAGFADGIIGFYDFQFRILRWFDDFNAGPINSISFDRIPNQGIALEYDLEIQFLMARIGEHAELLEIIKRRDRPLYRGPAQQIGHNESHMHIRALHSNRVNPLGFNASTPVEDTRILELFPPLHAVQRLASPGDVSALGVAFPLFVLKIRASPPSTSSAVLGKNAHIHKAKARSACSCSFSLPQ is encoded by the exons ATGGCCCTG TCTCTCACGTGGAGTTACGGCTTCGACAAAGACCTGGTCGGCGGCGTGCAGAGTTTGGGAGAAGGCGGCTACGAGCGAAAGTCgattttctttgtttcggGCACGACAGGTGTGATTTTCACTCAtgacggagaagacaacaAAACTCAAACCCTGCTTCAAGGTCACGTGAACGCAATTACCGGCGTGGTCATTTCGACTGACAAAAAACGAATTGTTACCGCTGATAAAGGAAAA GACAGCCTCCTTGTTGTTTGGGACAGCGAAACAGCGACTCCAGTCAAAACAATCTACCGTCCCCATCCAACTG GCGTCCAGGCCGTCGACATAACCCCAGATAGTCGCTTcatcgtttctctgtctgcgccGATTCCACACGAGTTAATTGTGGAGGCGGACCATGGGCAGAACCCTGGGGAACACGAGTCGAGTCACAACtcgagaaagggagagcagggagagaaggcagagaacaagaagtGTAAAACGGCATACGGCAGTGAAGGAGAAGTGACCGAGCAATCTGCACCGGAAGCGAGCGCAAGCACGGCCAGAAGCAGCCACCCTTCCAGTCTTGAAAGTTCGGAGAGAACCGGGAGAAGCACGCTGTCGAGCTGGAATGGACACAGTGGCCTGGACGCTTCAGACGGGAAGCGGGCTGCACAAGATCAGCCTCAGAGCTTGAACGCGTGCAGTCAGGGAAAGGGAGACcagggaaagagacaaacatACCAGAGCGTTGCTGTCTGGGATTGGAGGGAATTAGG GAACACTCCAGTCTGCGTGGCAGTGATCGCGACTCCTGACCTGCAG CATTCAGTGTTGTTTAACAACACAGATGCACAGGAGATTCTCACCAACGGAAAGAGGAGAGTATTTTTCTGGTTTTGGGAAGAAACGAGTGACTACTTTCACTTCTATTCTCCCGCACTCCAAGCCAAAGACTTCAAGCAGAAAATAGGAGATTTTACGAGATCCATTTTCATGCCGAACTCCACAAAAGCTGCAACAG GCACAGTCGATGGAGACGTCGTGCTATGGGATCTGAGTCTCATTGTTGACGG CCTCAGCAGACCGGACGAGCGACGTGCAGTGCGAATTTTGAATTTAAGCCGAGCTGCCGTCacgttcctctctgtccacgATGACAACTGGATTGTTGCTGGCTTTGCTGATGGCATCATAGG CTTCTACGACTTTCAGTTCCGCATCTTGCGATGGTTTGATGACTTCAATGCA GGACCGATAAATTCGATTTCATTCGACCGCATCCCTAACCAAGGTATTGCCCTGGAATACGACCTCGAAATTCAGTTTTTGATGGCCAGAATTGGCGAGCACGCAGAACTTCTTGAAATTATTAAAAGACGGGACAGGCCCCTATATAGAGGACCTGCTCAGCAGATTGGCCATAATGAGTCGCATATGCACATTCGGGCTTTGCATTCCAATCGAGTAAATCCATTGGGCTTTAACGCATCCACTCCTGTAGAGGACACCCGCATACTGGAATTATTTCCACCGCTGCACGCGGTGCAGAGATTGGCTAGTCCAGGTGATGTCAGTGCCCTCGGTGTTGCCTTCCCGCTGTTTGTGCTCAAGATTCGTGCATCACCTCCGTCGACGAGTAGCGCAGTCTTGGGCAAAAACGCACATATCCACAAAGCAAAGGCAAGGAGCGCTTGCTCGTGCTCGTTTTCCTTGCCTCAGTGA
- a CDS encoding hypothetical protein (encoded by transcript TGME49_297395), with protein sequence MEVLLNGESIVVHVMVHEKQDYFPQLRIPVFQRPVPAFFLSRSDFLAVSMQLATHPEDGQVVGSCREGDAVQRHICVPKIRHLFYLVIFRFSSPTTDLFGAPQEGSLLLEEVN encoded by the exons ATGGAAGTGCTTCTTAACGGAGAGTCAATTGTCGTGCACGTGATGGTGCATGAAAAGCAG GACTACTTCCCGCAGCTGCGCATCCCCGTTTTTCAACGTCCAGTgcccgccttcttcctctcgcgttccgATTTCCTGGCTGTTTCGATGCAACTAGCGACCCATCCCGAAGACGGGCAGGTGGTTGGTTCGTGtcgagagggagacgcggTTCAAAGGCACATCTGCGTGCCGAAAATCCGCCACCTTTTCTACCTGGTtatttttcgtttttcctccccGACGACGGATTTATTCGGTGCACCACAGGAAGGAAGCCTTCTACTCGAAGAAGTCAATTGA